The Musa acuminata AAA Group cultivar baxijiao chromosome BXJ1-3, Cavendish_Baxijiao_AAA, whole genome shotgun sequence genome window below encodes:
- the LOC103978789 gene encoding protein ROOT HAIR DEFECTIVE 3 isoform X1, with the protein MDDDCCSTQLIDGDGVFNAAGLEHFMKTVKLAECGLSYAVVSIMGPQSSGKSTLLNHLFCTNFREMDAFMGRSQTTKGIWLAKCAGIEPCTIVMDLEGTDGRERGEDDTTFEKQSALFALAVSDIVLINMWCHDIGREQAANKPLLKTVFQVMMRLFSPRKTTLLFVIRDKTKTPLENLEPILREDIQKIWDSVPKPQAHKETPLSEFFNVQVVALSSYEEKEEQFKEQVASLRQRFYHSIAPGGLAGDRRGVIPASGFSFSAQQIWKVIKDNKDLDLPAHKVMVATVRCEEIANEKFTYMAAMEEWLQLEEAVQHDLVPGFGKKLSVILDKCFSGYDMEAVYFDESVRISKRQQLESKLLQLVNPAYESMLGHIRAKTLDDFKEALDKALERGEGFAIAAHDCTQVFMSKFDKGCEDATIEQASWNPSKVRDKLRRDIDAHVASVRAAKLSELTTLYEGQLAKALSEPVEALLDAASDDTWPAIRELLRRETKSAISGFSSALSSFNLDEADVDKMLIKLEEYARSVVESKAREEAGRVLIRMKDRFSTLFSHDADSMPRVWTGSEDIKAITKTARSASLKLLSVMTAIRLDDETDKVEKTLSLALMDASDGGGTNRSIQSLDPLASSSWEEVPPTKTLITPVQCKSLWRQFKAETDYTVTQAISAQEAHKRNSSMLPPPWAILAILVLGFNEFMTLLRNPLYLAVIFVVSLVGKALWVQLDISGEFRNGALPGLLSLSTKFLPTVINILRRLADEGKQPAAPALDRNHSKSFRRGVISNSSSSATSNLASPESEIEEYSSPPRQQ; encoded by the exons ATGGATGATGATTGTTGTTCTACCCAACTTATTGACGGAGACGGAGTGTTCAATGCTGCTGGGCTTGAACATTTTATGAAAACAGTGAAGCTGGCTGAGTGTGGCTTATCCTATGCTGTGGTGTCTATAATGGGTCCACAAAGCAGTG GGAAGAGTACACTTTTGAACCATTTATTTTGCACCAACTTCAGGGAGATGGATGCTTTCATGGGAAG GTCGCAAACCACAAAGGGCATTTGGTTGGCTAAGTGTGCTGGAATTGAACCATGCACAATCGTTATGGATTTGGAGGGTACTGATGGAAGAGAGCGCGGAGAG GATGACACCACATTTGAGAAGCAGAGTGCACTTTTTGCTTTAGCAGTTTCAGATATTGTCCTTATAAACAT GTGGTGCCATGATATTGGTCGAGAACAAGCTGCAAACAAGCCTCTTTTAAAGACAGTATTCCAG GTCATGATGAGATTGTTTAGCCCACGTAAGACAACATTACTATTTGTCATACGTGATAAAACCAAG ACACCTCTGGAAAATCTTGAACCTATTCTCAGGGAAGATATTCAAAAG ATATGGGATAGTGTTCCAAAACCACAAGCTCATAAAGAAACTCCTCTTAGTGAATTTTTTAAT GTGCAAGTTGTGGCTCTTTCGAGTtatgaagagaaagaagaacaatTCAAAGAACAG GTTGCAAGTTTGaggcaaagattttatcattccatTGCTCCTGGTGGTCTTGCTGGAGATCGGCGAGGGGTCATTCCTGCTTCAGGTTTTTCATTTAGTGCACAGCAGATCTGGAAGGTTATCAAAGATAACAAAGACCTTGACCTGCCTGCACACAAG GTCATGGTAGCCACTGTACGTTGTGAAGAAATTGCTAACGAAAAGTTTACTTATATGGCTGCTATGGAG GAGTGGCTGCAACTTGAAGAAGCTGTTCAACATGATCTAGTTCCAGGTTTTGGGAAGAAGCTTAGTGTAATTTTGGACAAGTGCTTTTCTGG ATATGATATGGAAGCTGTATATTTTGATGAATCTGTTAGAATTTCGAAGAGGCAACAACTTGAATCAAAACTTCTCCAG TTGGTAAATCCTGCTTATGAGTCCATGTTGGGGCATATTCGAGCAAAAACTTTGGATGATTTTAAGGAAGCACTTGACAAGGCTCTTGAAAGAGGAGAAGGGTTTGCTATTGCTGCACATGATTGTACTCAAGTGTTCATGTCAAAATTTGACAAAGGCTGTGAAG ATGCAACTATTGAACAAGCAAGTTGGAATCCTTCAAAAGTTCGGGATAAGCTTCGGCGAGATATTGATGCACATGTAGCTTCAGTTCGTGCAGCGAAACTTTCTGAGCTTACCACCTTATATGAG GGGCAACTCGCTAAAGCTCTTTCAGAACCTGTAGAGGCTCTTCTTGATGCAGCCAGTGATGATACCTGGCCAGCAATAAGAGAACTTCTTCGACGGGAGACAAAATCTGCTATTTCTGGATTTTCTTCTGCACTTTCATCATTTAATCTTGACGAGGCAGATGTTGATAAAATGCTCATAAAACTAGAGGAGTACGCTAGAAGTGTTGTTGAATCCAAGGCAAGAGAAGAGGCGGGAAGAGTATTGATCCGTATGAAGGACAG ATTCTCAACATTGTTCAGCCATGATGCTGATTCCATGCCAAGAGTTTGGACAGGAAGTGAAGACATTAAAGCAATCACAAAAACTGCTCGCTCTGCA TCTCTGAAGTTGCTGTCTGTAATGACTGCCATTCGACTGGATGATGAGACTGATAAAGTTGAGAAAACGCTCTCACTTGCTTTGATGGATGCTTCTGATGGTGGTGGTACAAACAGAAGCATCCAATCACTTGATCCGCTTGCTTCAAGTTCATGGGAAGAG GTTCCACCAACAAAAACTTTGATTACTCCAGTCCAGTGCAAATCATTGTGGAGGCAGTTCAAGGCTGAGACAGATTATACTGTCACTCAGGCTATTTCAGCTCAG GAAGCCCATAAGCGTAACAGTAGCATGTTACCTCCTCCATGGGCAATTCTTGCTATTCTTGTTTTGGGATTCAACGAATTTATGACACTTCTTag AAATCCTCTCTACTTGGCTGTTATTTTTGTTGTTTCTTTAGTGGGCAAAGCCCTCTGGGTCCAGCTAGACATATCAGGCGAATTCAGAAATGGAGCT CTTCCTGGGCTCCTTTCCTTGTCTACAAAGTTTCTTCCGACTGTGATAAACATCCTTCGGAGATTGGCTGATGAGGGCAAACAACCTGCAGCTCCGGCACTCGACAGGAACCACTCAAAAAGCTTCAGGCGTGGTGTAATCAGCAACTCATCGTCATCAGCAACCTCTAATTTGGCATCACCTGAGAGCGAAATAGAAGAGTATTCGAGCCCACCAAGGCAACAATGA
- the LOC103978789 gene encoding protein ROOT HAIR DEFECTIVE 3 isoform X2, which yields MDDDCCSTQLIDGDGVFNAAGLEHFMKTVKLAECGLSYAVVSIMGPQSSGKSTLLNHLFCTNFREMDAFMGRSQTTKGIWLAKCAGIEPCTIVMDLEGTDGRERGEDDTTFEKQSALFALAVSDIVLINMWCHDIGREQAANKPLLKTVFQVMMRLFSPRKTTLLFVIRDKTKTPLENLEPILREDIQKIWDSVPKPQAHKETPLSEFFNVQVVALSSYEEKEEQFKEQVASLRQRFYHSIAPGGLAGDRRGVIPASGFSFSAQQIWKVIKDNKDLDLPAHKVMVATVRCEEIANEKFTYMAAMEEWLQLEEAVQHDLVPGFGKKLSVILDKCFSGYDMEAVYFDESVRISKRQQLESKLLQLVNPAYESMLGHIRAKTLDDFKEALDKALERGEGFAIAAHDCTQVFMSKFDKGCEDATIEQASWNPSKVRDKLRRDIDAHVASVRAAKLSELTTLYEGQLAKALSEPVEALLDAASDDTWPAIRELLRRETKSAISGFSSALSSFNLDEADVDKMLIKLEEYARSVVESKAREEAGRVLIRMKDRFSTLFSHDADSMPRVWTGSEDIKAITKTARSASLKLLSVMTAIRLDDETDKVEKTLSLALMDASDGGGTNRSIQSLDPLASSSWEEVPPTKTLITPVQCKSLWRQFKAETDYTVTQAISAQASHKRNSSMLPPPWAILAILVLGFNEFMTLLRNPLYLAVIFVVSLVGKALWVQLDISGEFRNGALPGLLSLSTKFLPTVINILRRLADEGKQPAAPALDRNHSKSFRRGVISNSSSSATSNLASPESEIEEYSSPPRQQ from the exons ATGGATGATGATTGTTGTTCTACCCAACTTATTGACGGAGACGGAGTGTTCAATGCTGCTGGGCTTGAACATTTTATGAAAACAGTGAAGCTGGCTGAGTGTGGCTTATCCTATGCTGTGGTGTCTATAATGGGTCCACAAAGCAGTG GGAAGAGTACACTTTTGAACCATTTATTTTGCACCAACTTCAGGGAGATGGATGCTTTCATGGGAAG GTCGCAAACCACAAAGGGCATTTGGTTGGCTAAGTGTGCTGGAATTGAACCATGCACAATCGTTATGGATTTGGAGGGTACTGATGGAAGAGAGCGCGGAGAG GATGACACCACATTTGAGAAGCAGAGTGCACTTTTTGCTTTAGCAGTTTCAGATATTGTCCTTATAAACAT GTGGTGCCATGATATTGGTCGAGAACAAGCTGCAAACAAGCCTCTTTTAAAGACAGTATTCCAG GTCATGATGAGATTGTTTAGCCCACGTAAGACAACATTACTATTTGTCATACGTGATAAAACCAAG ACACCTCTGGAAAATCTTGAACCTATTCTCAGGGAAGATATTCAAAAG ATATGGGATAGTGTTCCAAAACCACAAGCTCATAAAGAAACTCCTCTTAGTGAATTTTTTAAT GTGCAAGTTGTGGCTCTTTCGAGTtatgaagagaaagaagaacaatTCAAAGAACAG GTTGCAAGTTTGaggcaaagattttatcattccatTGCTCCTGGTGGTCTTGCTGGAGATCGGCGAGGGGTCATTCCTGCTTCAGGTTTTTCATTTAGTGCACAGCAGATCTGGAAGGTTATCAAAGATAACAAAGACCTTGACCTGCCTGCACACAAG GTCATGGTAGCCACTGTACGTTGTGAAGAAATTGCTAACGAAAAGTTTACTTATATGGCTGCTATGGAG GAGTGGCTGCAACTTGAAGAAGCTGTTCAACATGATCTAGTTCCAGGTTTTGGGAAGAAGCTTAGTGTAATTTTGGACAAGTGCTTTTCTGG ATATGATATGGAAGCTGTATATTTTGATGAATCTGTTAGAATTTCGAAGAGGCAACAACTTGAATCAAAACTTCTCCAG TTGGTAAATCCTGCTTATGAGTCCATGTTGGGGCATATTCGAGCAAAAACTTTGGATGATTTTAAGGAAGCACTTGACAAGGCTCTTGAAAGAGGAGAAGGGTTTGCTATTGCTGCACATGATTGTACTCAAGTGTTCATGTCAAAATTTGACAAAGGCTGTGAAG ATGCAACTATTGAACAAGCAAGTTGGAATCCTTCAAAAGTTCGGGATAAGCTTCGGCGAGATATTGATGCACATGTAGCTTCAGTTCGTGCAGCGAAACTTTCTGAGCTTACCACCTTATATGAG GGGCAACTCGCTAAAGCTCTTTCAGAACCTGTAGAGGCTCTTCTTGATGCAGCCAGTGATGATACCTGGCCAGCAATAAGAGAACTTCTTCGACGGGAGACAAAATCTGCTATTTCTGGATTTTCTTCTGCACTTTCATCATTTAATCTTGACGAGGCAGATGTTGATAAAATGCTCATAAAACTAGAGGAGTACGCTAGAAGTGTTGTTGAATCCAAGGCAAGAGAAGAGGCGGGAAGAGTATTGATCCGTATGAAGGACAG ATTCTCAACATTGTTCAGCCATGATGCTGATTCCATGCCAAGAGTTTGGACAGGAAGTGAAGACATTAAAGCAATCACAAAAACTGCTCGCTCTGCA TCTCTGAAGTTGCTGTCTGTAATGACTGCCATTCGACTGGATGATGAGACTGATAAAGTTGAGAAAACGCTCTCACTTGCTTTGATGGATGCTTCTGATGGTGGTGGTACAAACAGAAGCATCCAATCACTTGATCCGCTTGCTTCAAGTTCATGGGAAGAG GTTCCACCAACAAAAACTTTGATTACTCCAGTCCAGTGCAAATCATTGTGGAGGCAGTTCAAGGCTGAGACAGATTATACTGTCACTCAGGCTATTTCAGCTCAGGCAT CCCATAAGCGTAACAGTAGCATGTTACCTCCTCCATGGGCAATTCTTGCTATTCTTGTTTTGGGATTCAACGAATTTATGACACTTCTTag AAATCCTCTCTACTTGGCTGTTATTTTTGTTGTTTCTTTAGTGGGCAAAGCCCTCTGGGTCCAGCTAGACATATCAGGCGAATTCAGAAATGGAGCT CTTCCTGGGCTCCTTTCCTTGTCTACAAAGTTTCTTCCGACTGTGATAAACATCCTTCGGAGATTGGCTGATGAGGGCAAACAACCTGCAGCTCCGGCACTCGACAGGAACCACTCAAAAAGCTTCAGGCGTGGTGTAATCAGCAACTCATCGTCATCAGCAACCTCTAATTTGGCATCACCTGAGAGCGAAATAGAAGAGTATTCGAGCCCACCAAGGCAACAATGA
- the LOC103978789 gene encoding protein ROOT HAIR DEFECTIVE 3 isoform X3: MWCHDIGREQAANKPLLKTVFQVMMRLFSPRKTTLLFVIRDKTKTPLENLEPILREDIQKIWDSVPKPQAHKETPLSEFFNVQVVALSSYEEKEEQFKEQVASLRQRFYHSIAPGGLAGDRRGVIPASGFSFSAQQIWKVIKDNKDLDLPAHKVMVATVRCEEIANEKFTYMAAMEEWLQLEEAVQHDLVPGFGKKLSVILDKCFSGYDMEAVYFDESVRISKRQQLESKLLQLVNPAYESMLGHIRAKTLDDFKEALDKALERGEGFAIAAHDCTQVFMSKFDKGCEDATIEQASWNPSKVRDKLRRDIDAHVASVRAAKLSELTTLYEGQLAKALSEPVEALLDAASDDTWPAIRELLRRETKSAISGFSSALSSFNLDEADVDKMLIKLEEYARSVVESKAREEAGRVLIRMKDRFSTLFSHDADSMPRVWTGSEDIKAITKTARSASLKLLSVMTAIRLDDETDKVEKTLSLALMDASDGGGTNRSIQSLDPLASSSWEEVPPTKTLITPVQCKSLWRQFKAETDYTVTQAISAQEAHKRNSSMLPPPWAILAILVLGFNEFMTLLRNPLYLAVIFVVSLVGKALWVQLDISGEFRNGALPGLLSLSTKFLPTVINILRRLADEGKQPAAPALDRNHSKSFRRGVISNSSSSATSNLASPESEIEEYSSPPRQQ; encoded by the exons AT GTGGTGCCATGATATTGGTCGAGAACAAGCTGCAAACAAGCCTCTTTTAAAGACAGTATTCCAG GTCATGATGAGATTGTTTAGCCCACGTAAGACAACATTACTATTTGTCATACGTGATAAAACCAAG ACACCTCTGGAAAATCTTGAACCTATTCTCAGGGAAGATATTCAAAAG ATATGGGATAGTGTTCCAAAACCACAAGCTCATAAAGAAACTCCTCTTAGTGAATTTTTTAAT GTGCAAGTTGTGGCTCTTTCGAGTtatgaagagaaagaagaacaatTCAAAGAACAG GTTGCAAGTTTGaggcaaagattttatcattccatTGCTCCTGGTGGTCTTGCTGGAGATCGGCGAGGGGTCATTCCTGCTTCAGGTTTTTCATTTAGTGCACAGCAGATCTGGAAGGTTATCAAAGATAACAAAGACCTTGACCTGCCTGCACACAAG GTCATGGTAGCCACTGTACGTTGTGAAGAAATTGCTAACGAAAAGTTTACTTATATGGCTGCTATGGAG GAGTGGCTGCAACTTGAAGAAGCTGTTCAACATGATCTAGTTCCAGGTTTTGGGAAGAAGCTTAGTGTAATTTTGGACAAGTGCTTTTCTGG ATATGATATGGAAGCTGTATATTTTGATGAATCTGTTAGAATTTCGAAGAGGCAACAACTTGAATCAAAACTTCTCCAG TTGGTAAATCCTGCTTATGAGTCCATGTTGGGGCATATTCGAGCAAAAACTTTGGATGATTTTAAGGAAGCACTTGACAAGGCTCTTGAAAGAGGAGAAGGGTTTGCTATTGCTGCACATGATTGTACTCAAGTGTTCATGTCAAAATTTGACAAAGGCTGTGAAG ATGCAACTATTGAACAAGCAAGTTGGAATCCTTCAAAAGTTCGGGATAAGCTTCGGCGAGATATTGATGCACATGTAGCTTCAGTTCGTGCAGCGAAACTTTCTGAGCTTACCACCTTATATGAG GGGCAACTCGCTAAAGCTCTTTCAGAACCTGTAGAGGCTCTTCTTGATGCAGCCAGTGATGATACCTGGCCAGCAATAAGAGAACTTCTTCGACGGGAGACAAAATCTGCTATTTCTGGATTTTCTTCTGCACTTTCATCATTTAATCTTGACGAGGCAGATGTTGATAAAATGCTCATAAAACTAGAGGAGTACGCTAGAAGTGTTGTTGAATCCAAGGCAAGAGAAGAGGCGGGAAGAGTATTGATCCGTATGAAGGACAG ATTCTCAACATTGTTCAGCCATGATGCTGATTCCATGCCAAGAGTTTGGACAGGAAGTGAAGACATTAAAGCAATCACAAAAACTGCTCGCTCTGCA TCTCTGAAGTTGCTGTCTGTAATGACTGCCATTCGACTGGATGATGAGACTGATAAAGTTGAGAAAACGCTCTCACTTGCTTTGATGGATGCTTCTGATGGTGGTGGTACAAACAGAAGCATCCAATCACTTGATCCGCTTGCTTCAAGTTCATGGGAAGAG GTTCCACCAACAAAAACTTTGATTACTCCAGTCCAGTGCAAATCATTGTGGAGGCAGTTCAAGGCTGAGACAGATTATACTGTCACTCAGGCTATTTCAGCTCAG GAAGCCCATAAGCGTAACAGTAGCATGTTACCTCCTCCATGGGCAATTCTTGCTATTCTTGTTTTGGGATTCAACGAATTTATGACACTTCTTag AAATCCTCTCTACTTGGCTGTTATTTTTGTTGTTTCTTTAGTGGGCAAAGCCCTCTGGGTCCAGCTAGACATATCAGGCGAATTCAGAAATGGAGCT CTTCCTGGGCTCCTTTCCTTGTCTACAAAGTTTCTTCCGACTGTGATAAACATCCTTCGGAGATTGGCTGATGAGGGCAAACAACCTGCAGCTCCGGCACTCGACAGGAACCACTCAAAAAGCTTCAGGCGTGGTGTAATCAGCAACTCATCGTCATCAGCAACCTCTAATTTGGCATCACCTGAGAGCGAAATAGAAGAGTATTCGAGCCCACCAAGGCAACAATGA